From the genome of Hymenobacter cellulosilyticus, one region includes:
- a CDS encoding sigma-54-dependent transcriptional regulator, with amino-acid sequence MPRILIIDDEKAIRNTLKEILEYESYTVDQAEDGPSGLDMLIKNKYDVVLCDIKMPKMDGIEVLERAQIASPDAAFIMVSAHGNIDTAVDATKKGAFDFIQKPPDLNRLLVTVRNALDRTKLVTETKTLKKKIAKSSEMIGSSAELEAVRKQIAKVAPTDARVLITGPNGAGKEMVARNLHELSNRANGPLIEVNCAAIPSELIESELFGHEKGSFTSAVKQRIGKFEQADGGTLFLDEIGDMSLSAQAKVLRALQENKITRVGGEKEISVNVRVIAATNKDLQQEIADRNFREDLYHRLSVILIKVPALNDRRDDITDLVQRFLQDIARDYGDKPKKIDQAALDYLKGLDWRGNIRELRNVVERLIIMSDDTITEADARAFAGK; translated from the coding sequence ATGCCCAGAATCCTGATTATTGACGACGAAAAAGCCATCCGGAATACTCTCAAGGAGATTCTGGAGTACGAGAGCTACACCGTCGACCAGGCCGAGGACGGCCCTTCCGGCCTCGATATGCTGATTAAAAACAAGTACGACGTGGTGCTCTGCGACATCAAGATGCCCAAGATGGACGGCATCGAGGTGCTGGAGCGGGCCCAGATTGCCTCTCCGGATGCCGCTTTTATCATGGTCTCGGCCCACGGCAACATCGATACGGCCGTAGATGCCACCAAAAAGGGCGCGTTCGACTTCATCCAGAAGCCACCGGATCTGAACCGCCTGCTCGTGACCGTGCGCAACGCCCTGGACCGCACCAAGCTGGTCACCGAAACTAAGACGCTCAAGAAGAAGATTGCCAAGAGCTCCGAGATGATTGGCTCCTCGGCCGAGCTCGAAGCCGTGCGCAAGCAGATTGCCAAAGTAGCCCCCACCGACGCCCGCGTGCTGATTACGGGGCCCAACGGGGCGGGTAAGGAAATGGTAGCCCGCAATCTGCACGAGCTCAGCAACCGCGCCAACGGTCCCCTGATTGAGGTCAACTGCGCCGCCATTCCCTCCGAGCTGATTGAGTCCGAACTATTTGGCCACGAGAAAGGCTCGTTCACGTCGGCTGTGAAGCAGCGCATCGGCAAGTTTGAGCAGGCCGACGGGGGCACGCTTTTCCTGGACGAAATCGGCGACATGAGCCTCTCGGCCCAGGCCAAGGTGCTGCGCGCCCTGCAGGAAAACAAGATTACCCGCGTGGGCGGCGAAAAGGAAATTTCGGTGAACGTGCGCGTTATTGCGGCTACCAACAAGGACCTGCAGCAGGAAATTGCCGACCGCAACTTCCGGGAAGACCTTTACCACCGCCTCTCGGTTATTCTGATCAAGGTGCCGGCCCTCAACGACCGGCGCGACGATATTACCGACCTGGTGCAGCGCTTCCTGCAAGACATTGCCCGCGACTACGGCGACAAGCCCAAGAAAATCGATCAGGCCGCCCTCGACTACCTCAAGGGCCTCGACTGGCGCGGCAACATCCGCGAGCTGCGCAACGTGGTGGAGCGCCTCATCATCATGAGCGACGACACCATCACCGAAGCCGACGCCCGGGCCTTTGCCGGGAAGTAA
- a CDS encoding T9SS type A sorting domain-containing protein, producing the protein MRCLLCYLALGLLLTSCDNPAVSFDSFAVTRPVNLARQLGPAVTLLGPTDTLQLRLHFDAASGTTLVTRAQDSAMILEARIFFRRGLYYAVEDWESGCWVHALRIRGGQVQGLATGYEQMLDLSTLVQRGNFRELVRYRSLSNDSICLRFDARRLRSFYLAQLDSLPSYRLAPAQSAAPAARVAAATPDPDRPHLYPNPASTTTTLRFASAVPRTVRLYNAAGQLVQTIETLTASTALPVQDLPAGTYAVRITGTTPQTTRLLVQH; encoded by the coding sequence ATGCGTTGCCTGCTCTGCTACCTTGCCCTTGGCCTGCTGCTCACTAGCTGCGACAACCCGGCCGTAAGCTTCGACTCGTTTGCCGTAACCCGACCGGTAAATCTGGCCCGGCAGCTAGGCCCCGCAGTCACGCTGCTGGGCCCCACCGACACCCTGCAGCTACGGCTGCATTTCGACGCGGCCAGCGGCACTACCCTGGTTACCAGGGCCCAGGACAGCGCGATGATACTCGAAGCCCGTATTTTTTTCCGGCGAGGCCTATACTACGCCGTCGAAGACTGGGAATCGGGCTGCTGGGTACACGCCTTGCGCATCCGGGGCGGGCAGGTTCAGGGCTTGGCTACCGGCTACGAGCAAATGCTGGACCTCTCCACGCTGGTGCAGCGCGGTAACTTCCGGGAGCTGGTGCGCTACCGCAGCCTCAGCAACGACAGTATCTGCCTGCGCTTCGATGCCCGGCGGCTGCGTTCCTTCTACCTTGCCCAGCTAGACAGCCTCCCCAGCTACCGCCTGGCTCCCGCCCAGTCCGCCGCCCCGGCTGCCCGAGTAGCCGCGGCCACCCCCGACCCGGACCGCCCGCACCTCTACCCCAACCCTGCCTCCACCACTACCACGTTGCGCTTCGCCTCGGCAGTGCCCCGCACCGTGCGGCTCTACAATGCAGCCGGCCAGCTTGTGCAAACAATTGAGACGCTAACGGCCAGCACAGCTCTTCCCGTGCAAGACTTGCCGGCTGGTACCTATGCCGTGCGCATCACGGGTACCACGCCCCAGACCACCCGTTTGTTGGTGCAGCATTGA
- a CDS encoding S8 family serine peptidase, which produces MQKKRHNARFAWLLSASAIAASTMFTACSEENVQPNDPGVTQSSNDAKSDEGAIPGQYIVVLKEGVVETGAGESYSEKVKKVKEVGQGILKSRGARAEALGHAYGHALKGFSAALSAAEANELRADARVAYVEQDRIISLGKPTAGGGTTPAAQTTPYGITRVGSADGTGRTAWIIDSGIDLTHPDLNVDAGRSRSFLTSGANYASPNDGNGHGTHVAGTIAAKNNTIGVVGVAANATVVAVRVLDSRGSGSNSGVIAGVDYVGANGKAGDVANMSLGGGVSQALDDAVLRASAGGVLFALAAGNSSADANTSSPARVNGANIYTISAMNSTDTWASFSNFGNPPIDFCMPGVNIQSTWLSGSYNTISGTSMAAPHMAGVLLLKGKAFTTSGTVKNDPDGSADPIAHL; this is translated from the coding sequence ATGCAGAAGAAACGACACAATGCCCGCTTTGCTTGGTTATTGAGTGCTTCGGCAATTGCGGCCAGCACGATGTTTACCGCTTGCTCGGAAGAGAATGTGCAGCCAAACGACCCGGGGGTAACCCAGAGTAGCAACGACGCCAAATCGGACGAAGGCGCCATTCCCGGCCAGTATATCGTGGTTCTGAAGGAAGGCGTGGTGGAAACCGGTGCCGGCGAGTCGTACTCGGAAAAAGTAAAGAAAGTAAAAGAAGTAGGGCAGGGCATTCTTAAGTCGCGTGGAGCCCGCGCCGAGGCCCTGGGCCATGCCTACGGCCACGCCCTGAAAGGCTTTTCGGCCGCCCTGTCGGCCGCCGAAGCCAATGAGCTGCGGGCCGATGCCCGGGTAGCTTATGTAGAGCAGGACCGGATTATTTCCCTAGGTAAGCCCACTGCCGGCGGCGGAACCACCCCGGCGGCCCAAACCACGCCCTACGGCATTACCCGCGTGGGCTCGGCCGACGGCACCGGCCGCACGGCCTGGATTATCGACTCGGGAATCGACCTGACGCACCCTGACCTGAACGTGGACGCTGGCCGCAGCCGGTCGTTCCTGACCAGCGGCGCCAATTATGCGTCGCCTAACGACGGCAACGGCCACGGCACCCACGTAGCGGGCACTATTGCGGCCAAGAACAACACCATCGGGGTCGTAGGCGTGGCCGCCAACGCGACGGTAGTAGCGGTGCGCGTGCTGGACTCCCGCGGCAGCGGCTCCAATTCCGGTGTTATTGCCGGCGTCGACTACGTAGGTGCCAACGGCAAAGCCGGCGACGTGGCCAATATGAGCCTGGGCGGTGGTGTGTCGCAGGCCCTGGATGACGCCGTGCTGCGGGCCTCGGCCGGCGGCGTGCTCTTCGCCCTGGCCGCCGGCAACTCGTCAGCTGACGCTAATACGTCCTCGCCGGCCCGGGTGAATGGGGCCAACATCTACACTATTTCGGCCATGAACAGTACCGATACCTGGGCTTCGTTCTCCAACTTCGGCAACCCGCCCATCGACTTCTGCATGCCCGGGGTAAACATCCAGTCGACCTGGCTGAGCGGGAGCTACAACACCATCAGCGGCACCTCCATGGCGGCTCCTCACATGGCTGGTGTGCTGCTACTGAAGGGTAAAGCCTTTACGACCAGCGGCACCGTGAAAAACGACCCCGACGGCTCGGCTGACCCTATTGCTCACCTGTAG